One halophilic archaeon DL31 genomic region harbors:
- a CDS encoding hypothetical protein (KEGG: hla:Hlac_3179 hypothetical protein), whose translation MTLCHRDVLRVPDTDHGAVTPPDSGDAVPADGPAYGVNNSTFQRLWSDDVDNGNLSVDDFDDANVSSRAEFAHRLARSTDVPFARPPQATSNWNSGDFGDYSPGGRRESVHPTGASLEDGVYIKDAYVSIFATQPSTILHHANGTTQYVAPDGQVRTISDYRIAVPQDDRNGSQRERWSIDQTQIESVDLSADGRLLDSASGHQATLQYTGLSGSPQLTVDATITVTLRHVTLDCPDWNSSTAGCDGDWNRDVETPEASRTVSTSQRVVVNRLSDIAGKRVQFEATEDRVGAVVHPNTEWSTISVDGDVRARSNWWFYTASRAGWQTMVTNTATNTSRAISSVRPVQTHAFPSRQAPYVPTDLTDDGERPLAIEETWGTEQTGPSLPLNIDLESASPYVNADSIAVTSTTLDESAFREVTVHGIVRGQSRTVSLSDQQTVRETNLTLTATNANATHAVVRATVTETATGAAVTSGRVTAGNQTAALNSSGIATLTLSNPGALVRGEYQPSEWWRTDRPYATATDVAKTPGNYPDFQTLIQVVVVTILWFIPLAVLVFGFDYMSDGALLGLSNRT comes from the coding sequence GTGACGCTGTGCCACCGAGATGTCCTGCGGGTTCCCGATACAGATCACGGTGCCGTCACCCCACCGGACTCAGGTGACGCTGTGCCTGCCGATGGGCCCGCCTACGGTGTGAACAACAGCACCTTCCAGCGACTCTGGTCGGACGACGTCGACAACGGTAACCTCTCGGTCGACGATTTCGACGACGCCAACGTCTCATCGCGCGCCGAATTCGCGCATCGACTCGCCCGCTCGACAGATGTCCCGTTCGCTCGCCCACCACAGGCTACGTCGAACTGGAATAGCGGCGATTTCGGCGATTACAGTCCTGGTGGTCGTAGGGAGTCAGTCCACCCGACCGGTGCGTCCCTCGAAGACGGCGTGTACATCAAAGATGCGTACGTCAGCATCTTCGCCACACAGCCCTCGACGATACTTCACCACGCGAACGGAACGACCCAGTACGTTGCGCCGGACGGTCAGGTCCGCACGATCAGTGATTACCGGATTGCCGTTCCCCAGGACGATCGAAATGGGTCGCAGCGTGAACGCTGGTCAATCGACCAAACACAGATCGAGTCGGTCGACCTTTCTGCAGACGGCCGACTGCTCGACAGCGCAAGCGGGCATCAGGCCACGCTCCAGTACACCGGTCTTTCGGGTTCGCCGCAGCTGACCGTCGACGCCACGATCACGGTGACGCTGCGTCACGTCACGCTGGACTGCCCCGACTGGAATTCGTCGACAGCCGGCTGTGATGGCGACTGGAATCGTGACGTCGAAACACCGGAAGCATCGAGAACGGTATCGACGTCACAGCGCGTCGTCGTCAACCGGCTCTCGGATATCGCAGGCAAGCGCGTCCAGTTCGAAGCCACCGAGGATCGTGTCGGCGCGGTTGTCCACCCGAACACCGAGTGGTCGACGATCTCGGTCGACGGCGACGTTCGAGCCCGGAGCAACTGGTGGTTCTACACAGCGAGTCGAGCCGGCTGGCAGACGATGGTCACGAACACCGCGACCAACACGTCGCGGGCGATATCGTCGGTGCGCCCCGTCCAGACTCACGCGTTCCCGAGTCGGCAAGCGCCGTACGTCCCCACCGACCTGACTGACGATGGTGAGCGCCCACTCGCTATCGAGGAAACGTGGGGGACGGAGCAGACCGGCCCATCACTGCCACTGAACATCGACCTGGAGTCTGCTAGCCCCTACGTGAATGCCGACTCGATTGCGGTGACGTCCACAACCCTCGATGAGAGCGCCTTCCGCGAGGTCACCGTACACGGAATCGTTCGCGGACAATCGCGGACGGTCAGCCTATCCGACCAGCAGACCGTCCGCGAGACGAACCTCACTCTCACGGCCACCAACGCCAACGCGACGCACGCGGTCGTCCGCGCAACGGTCACGGAGACGGCGACCGGCGCGGCTGTCACCAGCGGTCGTGTTACGGCCGGCAACCAGACTGCGGCGCTGAACAGCAGCGGGATAGCCACCCTCACGCTCTCGAATCCAGGGGCGCTCGTACGAGGGGAGTACCAGCCATCCGAGTGGTGGCGGACAGATCGTCCCTACGCAACGGCAACGGATGTCGCAAAGACGCCGGGGAACTATCCCGATTTCCAGACGCTCATCCAGGTCGTCGTCGTGACGATTCTCTGGTTCATCCCGCTCGCAGTCCTGGTCTTCGGATTCGACTATATGTCCGATGGCGCACTACTCGGTCTCTCAAATCGAACATGA
- a CDS encoding hypothetical protein (KEGG: hla:Hlac_3182 hypothetical protein) gives MDNCGDCGGGVLDGYRCDNCGNYTCKNCFEHLPSKGLIVTKHKCPHCNEWVVLNQYA, from the coding sequence ATGGATAACTGCGGTGACTGTGGTGGTGGCGTACTCGATGGCTATCGCTGCGACAACTGCGGCAACTACACCTGCAAGAACTGTTTCGAACATCTGCCCTCGAAAGGCCTCATCGTAACCAAGCACAAATGTCCACACTGCAACGAGTGGGTAGTACTTAATCAATACGCATAA
- a CDS encoding hypothetical protein (KEGG: hla:Hlac_3184 hypothetical protein), whose product MTIYVFRVWLQPNPLLGFEPDEEVWRDIEINGSHTLAAFHEAIFDAFKRWDSHAYEFITRDKEGIALRSYVHPHLYDGGVSWPPMDDGEIGRFIDRAVPDDAAAEAKERFRDLQRNPPTEGNAADTTVEELDPEQLGALSYTFDMGDGWEHSIDLQEAREGSLDGGPAVVNEQGEAPPQYRDLDDDQ is encoded by the coding sequence ATGACGATCTACGTGTTTCGCGTCTGGCTCCAGCCGAATCCGCTGCTGGGCTTTGAGCCTGACGAGGAGGTCTGGCGAGATATCGAAATCAACGGCTCGCACACGTTAGCGGCGTTCCACGAGGCTATTTTCGACGCGTTCAAGCGGTGGGACTCCCACGCCTACGAGTTCATCACACGCGACAAGGAGGGTATCGCACTCCGGAGTTACGTCCACCCACACCTCTACGACGGCGGAGTGAGCTGGCCACCGATGGACGACGGGGAAATCGGCCGCTTCATCGACCGGGCTGTGCCGGACGATGCCGCGGCCGAGGCCAAAGAGCGATTCAGAGACCTTCAGAGGAACCCCCCGACGGAAGGCAACGCCGCGGACACGACGGTCGAGGAACTCGACCCCGAACAACTGGGCGCGCTCTCCTACACGTTCGATATGGGGGACGGTTGGGAACACTCCATCGACCTTCAGGAAGCCCGTGAGGGATCGCTGGATGGTGGCCCCGCTGTCGTCAACGAACAGGGAGAAGCACCGCCTCAGTACCGCGATCTGGACGACGACCAGTAA
- a CDS encoding protein of unknown function DUF790 (PFAM: Protein of unknown function DUF790, endonuclease-like~KEGG: hla:Hlac_3186 protein of unknown function DUF790) — MLTANLARSRTTDEEVKPLFIDPTDGRYRETARELIQLFDDHLGEPKGDLEDSIDELTVADTDYKIVQGLAKLLKDECEFEVIASVEPREIRQRLFEKANKRYPIVRQPTLGEDTQKLEVYSWVADELGISLEDCYRGMYADLEANKRLVRIGTRTAEQYASDGDSSTATTTLTGSSAGEYEHTDLTVDWLLTRYNLALAQAVLYDATEMRIRVWDHFGTVFSYVKLFGLMHRIYPIDADGERVGSTDQAAGYEAVLDGPASLFSQSQKYGIRMANFLPALPLCDRWEMAATILIDETTGETRQFTHDHTENLDSHYSAGEHFDSDIERTLAQKWERSNTDWELVREDDIFDLGAQVMIPDFAIEHPDGRRAILEIVGFWTPEYLESKISKIRQVEADNFVLAVSEQLDCASEEFGGVADRVLWFKTGIHVYDVVELADTVAIPSETASASE, encoded by the coding sequence GTGCTGACCGCGAACCTCGCCCGGTCACGCACGACCGACGAAGAAGTCAAACCGTTGTTCATCGATCCGACTGATGGACGCTATCGTGAGACGGCACGGGAGCTCATCCAACTGTTCGATGATCATCTCGGCGAGCCGAAAGGCGACCTCGAGGACTCAATTGACGAGTTGACCGTCGCAGATACCGACTACAAAATCGTCCAGGGACTCGCGAAACTCCTGAAAGACGAGTGCGAGTTCGAGGTCATCGCCTCGGTCGAACCGCGTGAGATCCGCCAGCGCCTGTTCGAGAAAGCCAACAAGCGGTATCCGATCGTCCGCCAACCGACGCTTGGCGAGGACACACAGAAACTGGAAGTATACAGCTGGGTTGCAGATGAGTTGGGGATCTCACTCGAAGACTGCTATCGGGGAATGTACGCCGACCTGGAGGCCAACAAGCGACTTGTCCGAATCGGGACGCGGACCGCCGAGCAATACGCCAGTGACGGCGATTCATCGACGGCGACGACGACGCTGACCGGCAGTAGTGCCGGAGAATACGAACACACGGACCTCACCGTGGACTGGCTCCTGACCCGGTACAATCTCGCACTTGCCCAAGCAGTCCTCTACGACGCGACGGAGATGCGGATTCGCGTCTGGGACCACTTTGGGACGGTGTTCAGCTACGTGAAGCTGTTCGGGCTGATGCACCGTATCTACCCGATCGACGCCGACGGCGAGCGCGTTGGAAGTACGGATCAGGCTGCCGGCTACGAAGCCGTGCTGGACGGCCCAGCATCGCTGTTCTCCCAATCGCAGAAGTATGGGATCCGGATGGCGAACTTCCTCCCAGCGTTACCGCTCTGTGACCGGTGGGAGATGGCTGCCACGATTCTGATCGACGAAACGACCGGCGAGACGCGGCAATTCACGCACGACCACACCGAAAACCTTGATTCGCACTACAGTGCTGGCGAGCACTTCGATAGCGACATCGAGCGGACGCTCGCGCAGAAATGGGAGCGCTCGAACACGGACTGGGAACTCGTGCGCGAGGACGACATCTTTGACCTGGGTGCCCAAGTGATGATCCCCGACTTCGCGATCGAACATCCAGACGGTCGGCGGGCAATCCTCGAAATCGTCGGCTTCTGGACGCCCGAGTATCTGGAGTCAAAGATATCGAAGATCCGGCAGGTGGAGGCTGACAATTTCGTGTTGGCTGTCTCAGAGCAATTGGATTGTGCGAGTGAGGAGTTCGGAGGGGTCGCTGATCGAGTATTGTGGTTCAAAACCGGGATTCACGTCTACGACGTAGTCGAACTGGCCGACACAGTTGCTATCCCGTCCGAGACAGCGTCTGCTTCCGAGTAG
- a CDS encoding helicase domain-containing protein (KEGG: hla:Hlac_3187 helicase domain protein~PFAM: DNA/RNA helicase, C-terminal; SNF2-related~SMART: DNA/RNA helicase, C-terminal; DEAD-like helicase, N-terminal), producing the protein MQDLAPGDTILLNDNPAEVIKTYSVGNLDYLRAYVEDVGVKTVCIADVDIEPQREQLGALEPMTADQLHPDHDAVSAEWFDLRSQALQLQIAHEQGQLLSISNSLVRLEPYQLACVNWVMQKLRQRALIADDVGLGKTIEAGLILKELTARNRADRVLFVVPAHLQKKWIRDMDRFFDISPTPADRQWVEGERRRLGEETNIWDQDHQQMVTSMAFLRQEEFREELDDAFWDVVVVDEAHKAAKRGESPSKTSKMVERVADNSDSLLLLSATPHDGKGEAFRSLIEYIDPFLVAEDQDLSKEAVDRVMMRRGKQTIYDDDGERIFPNRDVGTIPVEMTHEERQFYQAVTDYVKHVYNRSEQLNEPAVGFAMALMQKRLVSSIGAIQATLSRRLGNLVDQQSTTTNLSEEASAYLEGEDLDEQDQQNAEEELAGLTITESDAQLEEEIETLRDLVSLAEGIPVDSKAQKVRRYIQQLLEEQPNEKILLFTEYRDTLDYILDLVKDEPWADEILVIHGGVDKEDRTRIEDEFNHGQSRLLFATDAASEGIDLQHSCHIMVNYELPWNPNRLEQRIGRLHRYGQEKEVTVWNFSFEDTRESKVFEMLQDKVESIRGQLGNTADVLGMLDDINVDSLIMESIRNDEPASATKEELEELIDERQRTLAEWYERSLIDTTTFDEESRRKIQDVMDQSEDVYGSEADLREFFERGISALGGDVEKAGNNLFRAELPESLRRSRDGDPYGPFTFNREFAMDHEGIEYISPDAELVQELMQQVLDSEQGTVGIKLLPFVDDPGITYNYRVRFEDGTGEVIREEILPVFVDAAHRDPQQRLGQRVIGGDSIIGSPEEGRVRPLLEHEREIRTSADRYISQRVESLRDELQQRRREETQQELDDLEAYAEAERERIETFIADYERKAEAGTDMDIAIRRQRDRLSKLEERIEKRRRELRRKAQVISLAPEVENVCLTLPI; encoded by the coding sequence ATGCAGGACCTCGCACCCGGAGACACGATTCTTCTCAACGACAACCCTGCAGAGGTCATCAAGACGTACTCCGTCGGCAACCTCGACTACCTCAGGGCCTACGTCGAGGACGTCGGCGTCAAGACCGTCTGTATCGCCGACGTCGACATCGAGCCCCAACGCGAGCAACTCGGTGCCCTCGAACCCATGACGGCCGACCAGCTCCATCCCGACCACGACGCAGTGTCCGCCGAATGGTTCGACCTCCGCTCACAGGCGCTCCAGCTCCAGATCGCCCACGAACAGGGGCAACTCCTGAGTATCTCGAACTCGCTCGTCCGCCTCGAACCGTACCAACTCGCCTGCGTGAACTGGGTGATGCAGAAACTCCGCCAGCGAGCGCTCATTGCGGACGACGTCGGGCTGGGGAAAACCATCGAGGCGGGACTCATCCTCAAAGAGCTCACCGCACGCAACCGCGCCGACCGCGTCCTGTTCGTCGTCCCAGCCCACCTCCAGAAGAAGTGGATTCGCGATATGGACCGCTTCTTCGACATCAGCCCTACACCAGCTGATCGGCAGTGGGTCGAGGGCGAACGCCGCCGCCTCGGCGAGGAGACGAACATCTGGGACCAGGACCACCAACAGATGGTCACGAGCATGGCGTTCCTCCGCCAGGAAGAATTCCGCGAGGAACTCGACGACGCGTTCTGGGACGTCGTGGTCGTCGACGAGGCACACAAGGCAGCCAAGCGCGGCGAGTCCCCGAGCAAAACGTCGAAGATGGTCGAACGAGTGGCTGACAACTCCGATTCGTTGCTCCTGCTCAGCGCGACGCCACACGACGGCAAGGGCGAAGCGTTCCGGTCGCTCATCGAGTACATCGACCCGTTCCTCGTCGCCGAAGACCAGGACCTCTCGAAGGAAGCAGTCGACCGCGTGATGATGCGCCGCGGCAAGCAGACTATCTATGACGACGACGGCGAGCGCATCTTCCCGAACCGTGATGTCGGAACCATCCCGGTCGAGATGACCCACGAGGAGCGCCAATTCTACCAGGCGGTCACCGACTACGTCAAGCACGTCTACAACCGCTCGGAGCAGCTCAACGAGCCCGCCGTGGGCTTCGCGATGGCGCTGATGCAGAAGCGCCTGGTCAGCAGTATCGGGGCGATACAGGCGACGCTCAGCCGTCGACTCGGGAACCTTGTCGACCAGCAATCAACCACAACCAATCTGTCCGAAGAAGCATCGGCCTATCTCGAGGGTGAAGACCTCGATGAACAGGACCAGCAGAATGCCGAAGAAGAGCTCGCAGGGCTCACGATTACTGAGAGCGACGCCCAACTCGAAGAGGAGATCGAGACGCTCAGGGACCTCGTCTCACTCGCTGAGGGAATCCCGGTCGACTCGAAGGCCCAGAAAGTACGTCGATACATCCAGCAACTGCTCGAAGAACAGCCCAACGAGAAGATACTGCTGTTCACGGAATACCGGGATACGCTCGACTATATCCTCGATCTCGTGAAGGACGAGCCGTGGGCCGACGAGATCCTCGTCATCCACGGTGGTGTCGACAAGGAAGACCGCACTCGCATCGAGGACGAGTTCAATCACGGCCAGTCCCGATTGCTCTTCGCGACCGACGCAGCCAGCGAGGGGATCGACCTCCAGCACAGCTGCCACATCATGGTCAACTACGAATTGCCGTGGAACCCGAACCGTCTCGAACAGCGCATCGGTCGCCTCCACCGCTACGGCCAGGAGAAAGAGGTCACGGTGTGGAACTTCTCGTTCGAGGATACTCGTGAGAGTAAGGTCTTCGAGATGCTCCAAGACAAGGTCGAGAGCATCCGTGGGCAGCTGGGGAACACAGCCGACGTCTTGGGGATGCTCGACGACATCAACGTCGACTCGCTCATCATGGAATCCATCCGGAACGACGAACCGGCGAGTGCGACGAAAGAAGAGCTGGAAGAACTCATCGACGAACGCCAGCGGACGCTCGCGGAGTGGTACGAGCGGAGTCTGATCGATACAACGACGTTCGATGAGGAGAGCCGGCGCAAGATTCAGGACGTGATGGACCAGTCCGAGGATGTCTACGGCAGCGAAGCAGATCTCCGGGAGTTCTTTGAGCGGGGTATCTCGGCACTCGGTGGCGACGTCGAGAAGGCAGGGAACAACCTCTTCCGAGCTGAGTTGCCCGAGTCGCTCCGCCGCTCGCGGGACGGTGACCCCTACGGCCCCTTCACCTTCAATCGGGAGTTCGCGATGGACCACGAGGGAATCGAGTACATCTCCCCAGATGCGGAACTGGTCCAAGAGCTTATGCAGCAAGTGCTGGACAGCGAGCAGGGTACTGTTGGGATCAAACTGCTCCCGTTCGTTGATGACCCCGGTATCACCTACAACTATCGAGTCAGGTTCGAGGACGGGACGGGCGAGGTGATTCGCGAGGAGATCCTTCCGGTGTTCGTCGACGCGGCACACCGAGACCCCCAACAACGACTCGGCCAGCGAGTCATCGGGGGAGACAGCATCATAGGCTCGCCCGAGGAGGGTCGCGTCCGGCCGCTCCTCGAGCACGAGCGAGAGATACGAACCTCCGCTGATCGATATATTAGCCAGCGCGTTGAGTCACTCAGAGACGAACTCCAGCAGCGACGGCGCGAGGAGACGCAGCAGGAACTGGATGACCTCGAAGCCTACGCGGAAGCCGAACGCGAGCGTATCGAGACGTTCATTGCCGACTACGAACGCAAGGCTGAGGCCGGTACTGACATGGACATCGCCATTCGAAGACAGCGGGATCGGCTCTCGAAGCTGGAAGAGCGAATCGAGAAACGCCGTCGTGAACTACGACGGAAGGCGCAGGTCATCTCCTTGGCACCAGAAGTCGAGAATGTTTGTCTCACGCTCCCGATATAG
- a CDS encoding type III restriction protein res subunit (KEGG: hla:Hlac_3185 type III restriction protein res subunit~PFAM: Restriction endonuclease, type I, R subunit/Type III, Res subunit; DNA/RNA helicase, C-terminal~SMART: DEAD-like helicase, N-terminal; DNA/RNA helicase, C-terminal): MRIEFDDGTLLLRDAPDNVPYAEWDDRVDEYRTQAYRYRALLEWAGAWSDGDEQATLHDGFAPALEDAARAYPDLDLTPALHIEPRDYQQAALDAWIDHDRRGSVVLPTGSGKTFLGLQAIADAGVSALVVTPTIDLMNQWHATLTNAFGEQLPEPVGVLGGGSHNVTAITVTTYDSAYRYINEYGDQFGLLVVDEEHHLPAPTYRQIPEMTIAPYRLGLTATYERPDGKHELLEELLGPVVYRENVDELAGEYLSEYETIHMSVDLTADEGETYDEEYQLYRDYVDSHEFDLWKEDGYAEFLKRTSYDPQGRRALIAKQRAERIARTAAKKLDTLDNLIKRHHDDRAIIFTANNDFAYDISQEFIVPCITHQTKTDERTEILERFRTGEYSMLVTSQVLDEGIDVPAANVGIILSGSASKRQYAQRLGRILRPTDDRQPARLYEIITDETMETYVSQRRREGVSA, translated from the coding sequence ATGCGAATCGAGTTCGACGACGGAACCCTCCTGCTCCGCGATGCACCGGATAACGTCCCTTACGCGGAGTGGGACGACCGCGTCGACGAGTACCGCACCCAAGCGTATCGATATCGAGCGCTCCTCGAATGGGCCGGTGCATGGTCGGACGGAGACGAACAAGCAACGCTGCACGACGGCTTCGCTCCCGCGCTCGAAGACGCCGCTCGGGCCTACCCCGATCTCGACCTCACGCCAGCGCTCCACATCGAACCACGAGACTACCAGCAGGCCGCCCTCGACGCCTGGATCGACCACGACCGCCGGGGCAGCGTCGTCCTCCCCACGGGCAGCGGGAAGACGTTCCTCGGCCTCCAAGCCATCGCTGACGCCGGCGTCAGCGCGCTCGTCGTCACGCCGACGATCGATCTGATGAATCAGTGGCACGCCACGCTCACCAACGCCTTTGGTGAGCAGCTCCCGGAGCCGGTCGGCGTCCTCGGCGGTGGCAGCCACAACGTCACCGCGATCACCGTCACCACCTACGACAGCGCCTATCGGTACATCAACGAGTATGGCGACCAGTTCGGGCTACTCGTCGTCGATGAGGAACACCACCTGCCAGCGCCGACCTACCGTCAAATCCCTGAGATGACCATCGCGCCCTATAGGTTGGGACTGACCGCGACCTACGAGCGCCCCGACGGGAAACACGAACTGCTCGAAGAGCTCCTCGGGCCAGTTGTCTACCGCGAAAACGTCGACGAACTCGCCGGGGAGTATCTCAGCGAGTACGAGACGATCCACATGTCGGTCGACCTCACGGCCGACGAGGGCGAGACGTACGACGAGGAGTACCAGCTCTACCGCGATTACGTTGACAGCCACGAGTTCGACCTCTGGAAGGAGGACGGCTATGCGGAGTTCCTCAAACGAACCTCCTACGACCCACAGGGCCGCCGGGCACTCATCGCCAAGCAACGCGCCGAACGAATCGCCCGCACAGCCGCGAAGAAACTCGACACGCTCGACAATCTCATCAAACGGCATCACGATGACCGCGCCATCATCTTCACCGCGAACAACGACTTCGCCTACGACATCTCTCAAGAATTCATCGTCCCCTGCATCACCCACCAGACCAAGACTGACGAACGCACCGAGATTCTGGAACGGTTCCGGACGGGGGAGTACTCGATGCTGGTGACTTCGCAGGTGCTTGACGAGGGGATCGACGTGCCTGCGGCGAACGTCGGGATCATCCTCTCGGGGAGTGCCTCGAAACGCCAGTACGCCCAGCGGCTCGGCCGGATATTGCGGCCCACGGATGATCGCCAACCGGCACGCCTCTACGAAATCATCACGGACGAGACGATGGAGACCTATGTTTCCCAGCGCCGCCGTGAGGGGGTGAGTGCGTAG
- a CDS encoding hypothetical protein (manually curated~KEGG: hal:VNG7077 hypothetical protein) encodes MNDPPSDSASDAPATEPTATDSQPSEFLFSRRLKATLTRAPPRVISLSMGIAFLVVAVGPAAAQNQVGDVYCNTGVATGIDLVFGAIAGLGLPATAFYIGTAGLSYMRAGGNPEKKNDAKEKLVMSGIGFGIVVLALVSPELIDKVGSQMGFGFSDCVKPF; translated from the coding sequence ATGAACGATCCACCTTCCGATTCGGCGAGCGATGCACCGGCAACTGAACCGACCGCCACTGACAGCCAGCCCTCCGAATTCCTGTTCAGCCGTCGTCTCAAAGCGACGCTCACTCGTGCACCCCCACGAGTGATCTCGCTTTCGATGGGGATTGCGTTCCTCGTGGTAGCTGTCGGCCCGGCCGCGGCACAGAACCAGGTCGGCGATGTCTACTGCAACACAGGCGTCGCGACCGGCATCGACCTGGTGTTCGGCGCGATTGCTGGCCTCGGGCTTCCTGCAACTGCCTTTTACATCGGGACGGCTGGCCTCTCGTACATGCGGGCTGGCGGCAATCCCGAGAAGAAGAACGATGCCAAGGAGAAACTCGTTATGTCCGGCATCGGCTTCGGCATCGTCGTCCTTGCACTCGTCTCACCCGAACTCATCGATAAGGTCGGCAGCCAGATGGGATTCGGCTTCTCAGACTGTGTCAAACCATTTTAG
- a CDS encoding hypothetical protein (KEGG: hla:Hlac_3571 transposase (ISH6)), translating to MHATIDVRFELSIDDDKTIPLATLAEFVTDQNIESVLLEELVESLDAAPVEALCGQKHAHGNGDQRFQRASTDTRTAVTTAGEHEFTSTTSKTQPLNRTNTVTSGPSKMSSTLTARTAINGTSQPKTSISLFRSAIVMPLITARASSQGRIGMIHNQSSPVRVMRID from the coding sequence ATGCACGCCACAATCGACGTGCGGTTCGAACTGAGTATCGACGACGACAAAACGATACCACTCGCCACGCTTGCCGAGTTTGTCACCGACCAGAATATCGAATCGGTCCTCCTCGAAGAACTGGTCGAGAGCCTCGACGCGGCTCCCGTCGAGGCGCTCTGTGGCCAGAAACACGCTCACGGCAACGGTGACCAGCGCTTCCAACGCGCTAGCACCGATACCCGCACAGCCGTCACAACCGCTGGTGAACACGAGTTTACCTCCACTACGTCGAAGACACAGCCGCTTAACAGGACGAATACAGTTACTTCCGGCCCGTCGAAGATGTCCTCGACTTTGACGGCCAGAACCGCTATCAACGGGACATCTCAGCCAAAAACGTCAATCTCATTATTTCGCTCAGCTATCGTGATGCCGCTGATCACGGCGAGGGCTTCGTCTCAGGGACGGATCGGGATGATTCACAATCAGAGTTCGCCTGTCCGTGTTATGCGTATTGATTAA
- a CDS encoding hypothetical protein (KEGG: hla:Hlac_3181 hypothetical protein) — MARNTVNTTVSIEPPDALFLSWASGINASGLFREALAEQMAYRDIDRDELSILIEEALTDTNRDLDDLLDQTSSIEDLNALLESDPSND; from the coding sequence ATGGCACGGAACACTGTCAACACCACTGTGTCGATCGAACCTCCTGATGCGTTGTTCCTCAGCTGGGCGAGCGGCATCAATGCATCCGGACTCTTCCGCGAAGCACTGGCCGAGCAGATGGCCTATCGAGACATCGACCGCGACGAGCTCTCGATCCTCATCGAGGAGGCGCTCACCGACACCAACCGCGACCTCGACGACCTCCTCGACCAAACCTCCAGCATCGAGGACCTGAACGCCCTGCTCGAATCAGACCCCTCCAACGACTAG